The following DNA comes from Cedecea neteri.
CTGGCAGTCTATCGCGAAGAAATGACTATCGTCGCACCTGCGGATCATGCCCCTATTCTCAGCGGCGCGGACGTTAATGGCGAGAGTATTTATGCTTTCCGCGCCAACTGTTCCTACCGCCGCCATTTTGAGAGCTGGTTTCACGACAGCCGGGCGATGCCGGGCAAAATTCATGAAATGGAGTCTTACCACGGGATGCTGGCCTGCGTGATTGCCGGCGCAGGCCTGGCGCTGATGCCAAGAAGTATGCTGGAGAGTATGCCGGGCAGTCATCAGGTGAGCACCTGGCCGCTGCCGGACGATAAACGCTATCTGGATACCTGGCTGCTGTGGCGCAGAGACGCCAAAACCCGCCAGCTGGACGCTTTTATTTCCCTGCTGGAAACGCCTACGCAGGTGCCTTAATTAAGCGAGAAGATCGCCATACTTATAAGCGGCGGTAACCCCGCCGTCGATCAGGATATCGCTCCCGCTGATATAGGTGCCATTTGGGCCAAAGAGAAACTCGGCCAGGGCGCCAATTTCGTCCGGCGTGCCGCCTCTTCCCGCCGGAGATTTTGCCAGCATGTTTCGGTAGAACTCCCCGCGTTCAGCGCTGTTCAGCTCGTCATAGGCCAATGGGGTATACACGATCCCGGCGCTGATGCAGTTAATTCTCGCGCCTCGTCGCCCCCATTTTACCGCCTCGGCCATGACCCGCAGCGCATTGCCTCGCTTTGACAGCTGATAGGCATACAGGCTGTCATCAATGGCTTTGACTCGCGGTAATGCCAGCAGCTGTTCCGGTGGCAACGTTGCCAGCTCGTCGGCTTCGGCCTGCGTCAGCGCGTCCACATCCAGCCGGTGGCTGGACTGCGAGCCAATCACTACCCCGGAACCTCCCGGGCTAATAACCTTCCCGAATACCTCAAACACCACCGCCGTACCGTAGAGATCAACACGGAGAATATCCTGAGCGCTCGCCTGGGAAGGTGAAAGCCCGGCGGTGTGAATCACGCCCTTCACTTCTCCGTGGCCACAAGCCAGATCCACGAGCTTTTGAATGGATTCCCGCGAGCGAACATCAACCACGGTGGTGCTGACCCGAAATCCCGCCTGCTGCAATGTTTGCTGTGCGGCCTCGCTATTTTCCGGCGTGATATCAGCCAGCAAAATATGTTTGCCGGTACCCACGCGGCGGGCAATCGCCTGAGCAATCGACCCGCTACCGATAACGACAATAACGTCCTGGGAAGAAGGCATGTTTTTTCTCCTGAATAGTGGAATGCAATAAGGCTAGCACGGCCGGATTGCTTAATAACCGCCTCCGATGCGCTAGCCTTTATGAACTGCATTCATTAATTCCGGCGAATTTTGCCCGGCAAGTTAGCGCAGCAGGACTTTACCCACCAGATAGGTCACGGCTTTGCCGCCAATCAACACCCGGTCGCCCTTGTACTGACAGCGCAGATCGCCGCCGCGATAAGAGACCTGCCGCGCCTGCAGATGCGTTTTATTCAGCTTATCCGCCCAATAAGGGATCAGCATGCTGTGCGTTGAGCCAGTAACGGGATCTTCCGGCACCGATTCGCCAGGGCAAAAGAAGCGGCTGACAAAATCGTACTCGCCTTCGCCCGGCCCGGTGATACAGACCATTTTTTCCAGCGGGATCATGGCGTTGATATCGGGCTGAATCGCCTCAACCTGCGCCTGACTTTCCAACACCACCATATAATCACGCCCGACTCGCATCTCTTTACACTCGCTGATGCCCAGCGCGGCCAGCAGCTCGGGCAGTGGCGTAATCGGCTGCGTTTCCCAGGCCGGGAAATCCAGCGTTAGCCACTCGCCGTTACGCGTCACGGTCAGCGGGCCAACAAAACGCGTGCTGAAACGGATCGTCGCCTCCGGGTAATCCAGATGCTCGAAAATAACGTGGGAAGCCGCAAGCGTGGCGTGGCCGCAAAGGTTTATCTCCCCCTGGGTCGTGAACCAGCGCAGCTCAAAGCCCTCATCCGTGGTGACAAAAAAAGCCGTTTCCGACTGGTTATGCTGCTGTGACATTTTGAGCAGCGTTTCGTCCGGCAGCCATTCGCTGAGCGGGCAAACCGCCGCCGCGTTGCCGCCAAACGTTGTGTCTGCAAAGGCGTCTACCATATAAAAGTCAATTGCTTGCATTGGCGTTACTCCTGCTTTTCATTGTTATTTTCTTCACCTCTACCATGACATACTCGCCCACGCGGCGCTGCTTTTTTTCCACCGCCCCCTGGCGCAGGCTGCAAATGAGACATAAATCACAAAATGGGTTGTGTCGTCGATCTGATGGTTTTATGATCGCCCCCATTCCTACCCCTTATTTACCTGCATATTCCCTTATGACAATTGCTACCGTTTCGCGCAAAACGGCATGGCTGCGGGTCGTCACTCTCGCCGTCGCCGCCTTTATTTTTAACACCACCGAATTTGTGCCCGTCGGCCTGCTGTCTGACATCGCGCAAAGCTTTGGCATGGAAACCGCGCAGGTCGGGATCATGCTGACTATCTACGCCTGGGTAGTGGCCCTGATGTCGCTGCCCTTTATGCTGATGACCAGCCAGGTTGAGCGCCGCCGCCTGCTGATTAGCATTTTCCTGCTGTTTATTGCCAGCCACGTGCTGTCGTTCCTCGCCTGGAACTTTACCGTGCTGGTAATAAGCCGCATCGGGATTGCGTTCGCCCACGCCATTTTCTGGTCCATTACCGCCTCACTGGCGATTCGCATGGCACCAGCGGGCAAAAAAGCGCAGGCGTTAAGTTTGCTCGCCACCGGCACGGCGCTGGCGATGGTGCTGGGTTTACCGATCGGGCGTATCGTCGGGCAGTATTTCGGCTGGCGCACCACCTTCTTCGTCATTGGCGTAGTGGCAGCCATGACGCTGTTCTGCCTGATAAAACTGCTGCCTAAACTGCCGAGCGAGCATTCTGGCTCCCTGTCCAGCGTGCCCAAACTGTTCCGCCGCCCGGCGCTGGTCAATATCTATGCCTTAATCGCGGTGGTGGTCACCGCGCATTACACCGCCTACAGCTACATCGAACCTTTCGTCCAGCAGATTGCCGGGCTTAGCGCTAACTTTGCCACCCTGCTTTTACTGCTGTTTGGCGGCGCAGGGATAATCGGCAGCGTGCTGTTTGGCAAATGGGGGAATAAATACGCTTCGGGACTGGTGTCCGGCGCGATTGCGCTGATGGCCGCTTGCCTGCTTCTCCTGCTTCCTGCCGCGCATAGCGAACTCACCCTTGCCGGACTCAGCCTGTTTTGGGGAATTTCGATCATGATCGTGGCGCTGGGAATGCAGGTTAAAGTCCTGGCCCTGGCGCCGGATGCCACCGACGTGGCGATGTCGCTGTTCTCCGGGATCTTTAATATCGGCATTGGCGCAGGCGCATTGGTGGGGAACCAGGTCAGCCTGCATATTTCCATGTCAGATATCGGCTTTATCGGCGCTGTTCCAGCCCTTATTGCGCTGGTCTGGTCCATTCTGGTGTTCCGCCGCTGGCCGGTGGCGCTGGAAGAACAGCCCCAGCCTACGCATTAACAAAAATGCCCTCATGACGAGGGCATTTGAAGTTGCTGACAAAGAGGGAATAAGCGTGGTTTTTCCCTCTTTGTGGTTATCAGCCGAAAATCAATGAATTGATTTTCCTGTTTGTTTAAATATTTACTCTATTGCCAGAAGTTTGTCAGCAGTCTGAAATCATGCGGGATAAGTTTTAATAATTTCCAGCACGCCGTTAATAATAAACTGCACGCCCATACACACCAACAGGAAGCCCATCAGGCGGGAAATCGCCTCAATGCCGCTTTTACCCACCATACGCATAATCGCGCCGGAGCTTCGCAGGCTGGCCCAAAGAATCACCCCCACCGCCAGGAAAATCAGCGGCGGCGCAACGGTAATGACCCAGCCAGGGAAGTCAGAGCCGGCCCGCACCGTAGACGCGGAGCTGATGATCATCGCGATGGTGCCTGGCCCTGCCGTGCTCGGCATCGCCAGCGGCACAAAAGCAATATTGGCTTCCGGCTCTTCGCTTAACTCTTCCGACTTGGTTCTCGCCTCCGGAGATTCATGTGCTTTCTGCTGCGGGAACAGCATACGGAAGCCGATAAAGGCGACGATCAATCCCCCGGCGATACGCAGCCCAGGAATCGAAATCCCGAAGGTGTTCATCACCACCTGTCCGGCGTAATACGCCACCATCATGATGGCAAACACATTCACCGAAGCCATGAGAGCTGTGCGGTTGCGCTGCCGGCTGTTCATGTCCCCGGAAAGCCCAAGGAACAGCGCCACGGTGGTGAGCGGGTTCGCCAGCGGCAGCAGTACCACAAGGCCAAGGCCGATGGCCCTGAGTAAATCCATCATATTTTTATCCTTTTTTTGTCCTTTATTGAGCAGCTATAGCGCAGGTTAGACTATAGCAGCCCGCAGTTTACTGACCGCTGTTGAAGCGTTTTAGCTTTTCGTGGCATCGGCTGAATCATCACGTTGACTTATACTTGCCTCGGCAATAGTATCTGCCGTGACTAATCTACTTGCCTGGGCAAACATAGTGAAAAGCACCTGTGATCTGTTTAACGAAATGATCCCCCTCGGGCGATTGATCCACATGGTGAATCAGCATAAAGATCGCCTGTTAAACGATTCGCTCTCCCCGCTGGATATCACCGCGACCCAGTTTAAGGTGCTGTGCTCCATTCACTATGAAGTGTGTATTACCCCAGTCGAGCTGAAAAAAGTGCTTTCCGTTGACCTTGGTGCGTTAACCCGAATGCTGGACCGCCTGCTGTGCAAAGGCTGGGTCGAGCGTTTGCCGAACCCCAACGATAAGCGCGGCGTTCTGATCAGGCTGACGCCAGAAGGCGTGGCGCTGTGTGAAGAGTGCCGAAACCTGGTGGGGCTTAGCCTCCATAAAGAACTTACTAAAAACCTGACGGACGACGAAGTCGATACGCTTTATCGCCTGTTGAAAAAGGTATTGCCGTAAACCTGCAAAGAGGTGAAACGATGTCCAGACGCAACAATGATGCGGTCACAATTCAAAGCATTTTGGGGTGGATTGAAGAAAACCTGGAAACCCCGCTCTCGCTGGAGAAGGTTTCTCAGCGTTCTGGCTACTCCAAGTGGCATCTGCAGCGGATGTTTAAAAAAGAAACCGGCCACTCGCTGGGCCAGTACATCCGTAACCGTAAGCTGACCGAAATCGCGCTGAAGCTCAAAGAGAGCAACGAACCGATCCTTTATCTGGCCGAGCGCTACGGTTTTGAATCGCAGCAGACGTTAACCCGCACCTTCAAGAACTACTTTTCGGTGCCGCCGCACAAATACCGCGTCACCCGTCTTGCCGGCGAAGGTAAGTACCTTCACCCGTACAACCAGTATTGCAGTTTAAACTAATGCATCACCGTCTGTTTTGCAGACGTAACCGAGGAAATATGAAAGTCATCTCCGCAGCCGCGCTCATTCTGGCGCTGGCATCAACCAACGCTCTTGCGGAGCAATCCGGCAGCTTCAACGCCACCCAGGCCAACTACGGCAATATGATCACCTGCTCCGGCAGTCAGTTGTCCAAAGGCCCGCAGCAAACCGCGGCTGAACGTTCAGAAGAGCTGGGCTCTCCGTACTACCACGGTCACTCGCGTTCGTAAGATAAAGGCTGACCCGCCCGATGCTGGGCGGGTGCCGCGAAGATCAGGATGAAGCCCGCTTCACCGAACGGCCAAAACGCAGGCCAAAGACGTTGATATACAGCCCGCCCATAATCAGCACCGCCCCCAGCAACTGCATTACCGTCAGCTTTTCATCAAGCAGCAATGCCGCGCTTGCCATGCCCACCACCGGCACCAGCAGCGACAGCGGCGCCACGCGCCAGGTTTCATAGCGCCCTAGCAGCGTGCCCCAGATACCGTAGCCCACAATGGTGGAGATAAACGCCAGGTAGATCAGCGACAGAATAGTCGTCGTATCGATGTTCACCAGACTTTGCAGCATCGTTGCCGGGCCATCCAGCAGCCAGCTTGCCGCAAAGAACGGCAGCACCGGGATCAGCGCACTCCAGACAATCAGCGACATGATTGCCGGGCGCTGTTCATGCTGCATGATCATCTTGTTAAAGATATTGCCAAACGCCCAGCTCATGCCCGCCGCCAGGGTCAGCATAAAGCCGAGCAGCGCGACGTGTTGCCCTTCGAAACTGCCCTCAATCAGCACCAGCACGCCGAAGACCGCCAGAGTGATCCCGGCCAGTTGCTTAGCCTGCAGGCGCTCGCCAAAGAAAAACGTCCCCAGAATGATGGTGAAAAATGCCTGAGACTGCAGCACCAGTGAAGCCAGCCCGGCGGGCATGCCGAACTTGATCGCGGTGAACAGGAAGGCAAATTGCCCGAAGCTGATGGTCAGCGCATAGGCCGCCAGCAGTCGAAACGGCAGCTTTGGCCGGGCCACAAACAGCAGCGCCGGAAACGCCACCAGTAAAAAGCGCAGGCCCGCCAGCATCAGCGGCGGCATATTGTGCAGCCCCAGCTTAATCACTACAAAATTTACGCCCCAAATCACCACCACCAGCAACGCCAGCAGTCCATCTTTACGCGTCATTGTCCCGCCCCTGTTTTATTATCGATTTGTAAAAAAATAAACCTTATCGCCGGCAGCAAACAGATACAGATCCCACTTTTTGTCAGGAGTACAGATGTGTTGTATCGTGCTTATGTCAGATCTGGTTGCTATACCAGGCTGATTTTTCGTGATAAATCTTTCTCGCTCTCTTACCTCTTGATCATTAAAACAGGCCGCCATGACCGCCCTCAGAAATCTGTTTGCAGGCAAACAACTTGCAACAACTGTGTTACTTATTTCTTCGCTGCTGCTGACGATCGGGCGAGGTCTGACGCTACCGTTTATGACCATTTATCTTTCACGCGAATACCATATGGCGCTGCAGGATATCGGCCTGGCGATTACCGTCGCGCTGGTGGCCGGGGTGATCTTCAGCCTGTGGTTTGGCATCCTTGCGGACAAATTCGATAAGAAAAAGGCGATGCTGCTGGCTATCGTCATCTTCCTCGGAGGCTTTGCGGTGATCCCGCTGGTGCACAATGCCGGGCTGGTGGTGCTGTTTTACTCCATTATCAACTGTTCTTACACCGTGTTCTCCGTGGTGGTGAAGGCGTGGTTTTCCGAGACGCTGGACATCAGCCTGAAGCCCAAAATCTTCTCCCTCAACTATACCTTCGTCAACGTCGGCTGGACGGTTGGCCCGCCAATTGGCACCTTCGTGGTGATGTACAGCACCAACCTGCCGTTCTGGCTCTCCGCCATGACTGCCCTGCTGCCGATTCTGATGATTGCCCGTTACGTACAAAGCCTGCCGGTGAGCCCCCGTGCCACGGAAGTGGAAGACAAGGTTCTGCCGTCGCCGCGTATGATGCTGCGCGACAAACAGCTGATGTGGTTCACGACCTCGGCGTTTTTAGGCTCAATGGTTTACGGCGCGTTCGCCGGCTGCCTGTCGCAATACGCGATTGTGATCGGCGATACTGGTCTGGCGGAAAAAGTGGTCAGCGTCGTGCTGTCGGTCAACGCCATTGTGGTTGTCGCTTTCCAGTACTTCCTGGGCAAAAACATTCGCCCCGATAACATCAAAAAGATGATGTTCTACGGCACGCTGTTTTTCGTCTGCGGCCTCGGTGGCTTTATGATTTCTGGCACTAACCTGTGGCTGTGGGGCTTGTCTTCACTGGTGTTTACCATTGGGGAACTGATCTACGCGCCGGGGGAATACATGCTTATCGACAACATCGCGCCGTCCGGGCTGAAATCAAGCTACTTTGCCGCCCAGCAGCTCGGCTGGCTTGGTGGGGCCTGCAACCCGCTGGTCACCGGGCTGTTATTGAGCTGGCTGCCGCCCTATATGCTGTTCGTGGTGCTGATGGGGACGATTGTACTGGCTTACTACGCCATTGTGATCGGCATGAATACGCCGCCCCGTCAGCCCATAACGGCCTGACGAGGCGCTGGTGATTACACGTCTTTTTCGTATTTGATAAAGCCGGACTTCTTCGCCACTTTGTCGTACAGCGTCTGCGCGGTGGCGTTGGTTTCATGGGTATGCCAGTACAGCCGCGAACTGTTGTTGGCTGCAGCGTGCTGACGTACCGCTTCAATCAGCGCCCGGCCAACGCCTTTGCCTCTCGTCTGCGGCGCCGCGAACAGATCTTCCAGGTAGCAATAATTCGTGGCAGACCAGGTGCTGCGGTGATAGAGGAAGTGAGTGAAACCGAGCATGGTGCCCTGGTCGTCAAAGGCTCCGAATCCCCACATAGGTTCGTGCGTATCCAGCATACGTTCCCAGGTCAAATCAGTGACACTGTCACCAATCTGAGCATCATAAAAGGTCAGATACCCCTGCCAGAGCGCCTGCCACTGCGCCCGGTCGCCCGCCGTTAACAGGCGGACATTCACCTTGCGAGCGGGTTCGCTTTTCTGGCGGCTAAGTACGTCGCGAATAGCCGCCAGGCCAACACGCTGTACGCCGTTAGCCATATTGTCCGCGGCAAGCCAGCGTTCAAACGCACTTTTCACCAGCGGCCATTCGCCATCGGTGATGGAGAACCAGGCCGTATCGCGGGTGCGCCCTTTGTAGATGCCCATCTGGCGGAACACGCCTTCAAAACGAAAGCCCAGACGGAGCGCCGCGCGGCGGGATGGGCCGTTCAGGCTGTCGCACTTCCACTCGTAGCGGCGGTAGCCCAGTGCTTCAAAGGCATATTTCATCAGCAAAAAATGGGCTTCCGTGGCCAGAGCGGTGCGCTGCAGCAGCGGCGAAAACACTACAAAGCCGACTTCGATACTGCCGTTGGCCGGGTCAATGCGCATCAGCGACAGCGAGCCCAGCACTCTGCCGCCGGCGCTATCCACCACGGCATAATGAAAAGCGTCCGGGCTTTGTTCTGCCCCGGCAACGTACTGCAGAAAATCAGCTTCGTTATCGAAGGGCCCGACGCTGAGATAAGTCCAGCCGCGCGCATCTTCAGCCTGACTCCAGGCCTGCCAAAGCTGAGCCCCGTGCTGCGCCGCACTCAGCGGCTCAAGGCGGCAAAACTGCCCGTTTAACGTGACGCGCTCCGGCAGCGGGCGACGCTGCCAGTCAGGAAGAGATAAGCCAATCGGCTGCTGGAAACTGTTGACGGTAAAAGACATGCTAACCTCTGGAATTCGATGGTGAATGTCGAAAACTATAGGCGCACAGAGGTCCAGCCAAAAGTACCACAATCGGTAAATATTGGCAGACCACTTATATTGCCACCAGCCCGCGGACGCCCTCTTGTTCCATAGCGCTGCCTTCCCCGCGCTGGACTATCTCCCCGCGCGACATCACCAGATACTGGTCTGCAAGCTCTGCGGCAAAATCGTAAAACTGCTCTACCAGTAGAATCGCCATATCCCCTCGCCCGGCGAGGAGGCGAATCACCTGGCCGATCTCTTTGATAATCGACGGCTGGATCCCTTCTGTCGGCTCATCCAGAATCAGCAACTGCGGCTTACAGGCCAGGGCGCGGCCAATCGCCAGTTGCTGCTGCTGCCCGCCAGAGAGATCGCCGCCCCGCCTGAGCTTCATCTCTTTTAGCACCGGAAAAAGTTGGTAAATTTCGTCCGGGACGGCCTTTGCCTCCCGCCCGGAAAAGCGCGACAGCCCCATCAGCAGGTTTTCTTCCACCGTCAGCCGGGGAAAGATTTCCCGCCCCTGTGGCACGTAGGCAATCCCGGCCTGGACACGCTGGTGCGGTTTGCGCTGGGTGATGGTTTTCCCCTGCCAGGTAATACTGCCGCCTTTCACCGGGACCAGCCCCATCAGGCTTTTCAGCAGCGTGGTTTTCCCCACGCCGTTACGCCCGAGCAAACATGTCACTTCCCCTACGCGCACCTCAAAACTGACGCCGCGCAGAATATGGCTGCCGCCGTAATACTGGTTTAGCTCATTCACCTGCAGCATATTTGCTCCTTAACGGCCAAGGTAGACCTCAATAACCTGTTCATTAGCCTGCACTTCGCGCAGCGATCCTTCCGCCAGCACCTGCCCCTGATGCAGCACGGTGACGTGGTCAGCAATGGTTTCCACAAACCCCATATCGTGCTCAACCACCATCAGCGAATGTTTCCCCGCCAGGCTGCGGAATAGCTCCGCCGTGTACTCAGTTTCGGCATCCGTCATGCCCGCCGCAGGCTCATCCAGCAGTAGCAAATGCGGCTCTTGCACCAGCAACATGCCGATTTCGAGAAACTGCTTTTGCCCGTGGGACAGCAGCCCCGCCCGCCGATGTCGCTCCCCGGCAAGCCGCAGCGTTACCAGCATGTCATCAATGCGGTCGCGCTGCTCGCCGCTGAGTTTCGCCCGCAGGCTCGCCCACACCGACTTCTCGTTTTTCTGGGCGATCTCCAGATTCTCAAAAACCGTCAGCGCCTCGAATACCGTAGGTTTTTGAAATTTACGGCCAATGCCCTTCTGGGCGATTTCAATGGGATCCAGCCGCATCAGGTCGATGGACTGGTCGTAAAAAGCCTTGCCGCTTTGGGGTTTTGTCTTGCCGGTGATCACGTCCATCAGCGTAGTTTTTCCCGCCCCGTTCGGCCCAATCACGCAGCGCAGCTCCCCCACGCCGATATTCAGCGACAGGTTGGTTAACGCCTGAAACCCATCGAAGTTAACGTTGATATTTTCCAGCGCCAGCACCGGGTCGGTCTGCTCGCGAAAGCGATCCGTGGGGTACTGGCGGGTAAACAGAGATTCGGCAGGCTGCATCATTTCTCTCCTTTGCGCAGCAGGCCAATCACCCCGTGCGGTAAAAACAGCGTCACCAGAATAAAAATCAGGCCAAGGAACAACTGCCAGTACTCAGGCACCGCCATGGTGAAGTAGCTTTTCGACCCGTTCACCAGCCCTGCGCCTAATACCGGGCCGATCAGCGTGCCGCGCCCCCCCAGCGCCACCCAAATAGCGGCCTCGATGGAGTTAGTCGGCGACATTTCGCCTGGGTTAATAATGCCCACCTGCGGCACATACAGCGCCCCGGCTAAGCCGCACAGCACCGCAGAAAGCGTCCACACCAGCAGCTTGAAGCCCCGGGGATCGTACCCGCAGTACGTCAGGCGGTTTTCCGCATCACGCACCGCCGTCAGAATGCGGCCAAACTTGCTGCGCGCCAGCCAGAAGCCAAGCCCAACGCTTGCCACCAAAAGCAGAACGGTCGCGATAAACAGCCCGATACGCGTCCCGACCGCTGTAACAGGCATCCCCAGCAGAGTGGTAAAGCCGGTAAACCCGTTATTGCCGCCGAAGCCAGTTTCATTGCGGAAAAACAACAGCATTCCCGCGTAGGTCAGCGCCTGCGTCATGATCGAGAAGTACACACCCTTAATCTTTGAGCGAAAGGCGAAATAGCCGAACACAAACGCCAACAGCCCTGGGACCGCCATCGCCAGCAGCAGCGCCCAGGCGAAGTACTGTGTGCCGGACCAGTACCACGGCAGCTCGCTCCAGGAGAGAAACGACATAAACCCGGGCAGCCCGTCGCCCGCGGCCTGGCGCATCAGGTACATGCCCATCGCGTACCCGCCGAGGGCGAAAAACAGCCCGTGTCCGAGGGAAAGCAAACCGGCATAGCCCCAGACCAGATCCAGCGCCACCGCGACGACGGCATAACAAAGGATCTTGCCGATAAGCGTCATGGTATAGGTCGACAGGCTGAGCGGATTACTGGCAGGCAATAGCGTCAGAAACGGCAGCGTCAGCAGCAAAATCACCAGCAGCGTCCCCAGCCCCAAAACCAGACGCGGCGCTTTACGTCCGAGCGTTAAAGTCAGCGGCATAGTCATCAGTCAATGACCCTCCCTTTGAGTGCAAACAGCCCCTGCGGCCGCTTCTGAATAAACAGTACGATCAACACCAGAATTAAAATTTTGCCCAGCACCGCGCCAATTTGCGGTTCGAGGATCTTGTTGAAGATGCCCAACCCGAACGCCGCCGCCACGCTCCCGGCAAGCTGCCCGACGCCGCCCAGCACCACCACCAGGAAGGAATCAATGATATAGCCCTGCCCAAGCTCGGGGCCGACGTTACCCAACTGAGACAGCGCCACGCCGCCCAACCCGGCAATGCCGGACCCAAGCCCGAATGCGAGCATATCCACACGTCCTGTAGAAACGCCGCAACAGGCCGCCATCGCACGGTTTTGCGTTACGGCGCGCACGTTCATCCCCAGCCGCGTTTTATTCAGCAGCAGCCAGGTAAACAGCAGCACCAGCAGCACAAAGCCCAGCACTACCAGGCGGTTCCACGGCAGGATCAGGTTCGGCAATACCTGCAGCCCGCCGGACAGCCAGGCCGGGTTAGCCACTTCAACGTTTTGCGCGCCAAACAGCATCCGCACGATCTGAATCAGCATCAGGCTGATACCCCATGTCGCCAGCAGCGTCTCCAGCGGGCGGCCATACAAATGGCGGATAATTGTGCGTTCAAGCGCCATGCCAATCCCGGCGGTGATCGCAAAAGCCACCGGAAGAGCAACCAGCGGATAAAGCGCCAGCCACGCCGGGGCAAACTGCTGAAAAGCAGCCTGCACGCCCCACGCTGAGTACGCGCCCAGCATCAGCATTTCGCCATGCGCCATATTGATTACACCCAGCAGGCCGTAGGTGATCGCCAGCCCCAGCGCAGCCAACAGCAAAATCGAGCCCAGAGAAAGCCCCATAAATGCCTGGCCGAGGATATCCCCCAGCATCTGGCGACGTTCGATTTGGTGCAGCCCGTCAACCGCCGCCTGACGCACGTTGGCATCCGGCTCTGAGCCAGCATCGGTTAAAGGTTTGAGCAACGCTTCTGTGTCCGGGTCAGCGGACTTGCCGAGTAGCTTAACCGCCTCCAGGCGCACGGCGGCCTGCGGGCTGGTCAGCTCAAGACGAGCGGCGGCCAGTTCAAGCGCGTCCCGCACGCCTTGTTCTTTTTCTGCGCTAATCCGCTTTTGTAAGACGGGCAGCAACTCCGGTGGAGCCTCTTTCTGCAAGGCTTTTGCGGCATTCAAACGAGTGGTGACGTTGTCACTTATTAATTGATGACTGGCCAGCGCCCCGGCGACTAAAACGCGCAGTCGGTTGGTTAAACGGAGTTTTTTGGTTTCGCCTTGTGGCCGGGCTTCGTCGCCCAACGCCGTCAGCGTGGCACCGGTCTGGTTGAAAGCAGAATGTCCGTCGGTGACCAGCGTTTCCTGCTGCAGCGCATTGAGCAGCGGTAAACGCGCGGGATCGGGTGCCAACGTCCAGCTTTGCAGCAGGTCAGCCTGCGCCGTGCGGTTTGCCGCCGCAAACGTTTCTGCATCCCCGGCGGCGGCAAGCCCCGGTAATAAAGCGGCCACAACCAGCAGCAGCCGGGCCAGTGTTGCTAATGTCATGGCGTTCTCCTGAATGGTTTTACCCTGTTGCCCCTCACCCTAACCCTCTCCCCACAGGGGAGAGGGAACTGGATCGAGCATAGCTCTGCGCTTTTCTTCCTCTCCCTTCCAGGCAAGGCTTTCTCCTGTTGCCCCTCACCCTAACCCTCTCCCCAAGGGGGAGAGGGAACTGGATCGAGCATAGCCCTGTACTTATCTCCCTCTCCCTTTCAGAGAGGGCTTTCCCTCTTTCTCCCTCTCCCTTCCAGGGAGAGGGCCGGGGTGAGGGTAAATGCACCGAGGGGCGAACATCAGTTGCTGGCGGTCTTCACCGGCAGATCCGATTTCTTATCATTCCCCGGAATAAACGGGCTCCACGGCTGAGCGCGCACAGGTTT
Coding sequences within:
- the urtC gene encoding urea ABC transporter permease subunit UrtC, which encodes MTMPLTLTLGRKAPRLVLGLGTLLVILLLTLPFLTLLPASNPLSLSTYTMTLIGKILCYAVVAVALDLVWGYAGLLSLGHGLFFALGGYAMGMYLMRQAAGDGLPGFMSFLSWSELPWYWSGTQYFAWALLLAMAVPGLLAFVFGYFAFRSKIKGVYFSIMTQALTYAGMLLFFRNETGFGGNNGFTGFTTLLGMPVTAVGTRIGLFIATVLLLVASVGLGFWLARSKFGRILTAVRDAENRLTYCGYDPRGFKLLVWTLSAVLCGLAGALYVPQVGIINPGEMSPTNSIEAAIWVALGGRGTLIGPVLGAGLVNGSKSYFTMAVPEYWQLFLGLIFILVTLFLPHGVIGLLRKGEK
- the urtB gene encoding urea ABC transporter permease subunit UrtB, which translates into the protein MTLATLARLLLVVAALLPGLAAAGDAETFAAANRTAQADLLQSWTLAPDPARLPLLNALQQETLVTDGHSAFNQTGATLTALGDEARPQGETKKLRLTNRLRVLVAGALASHQLISDNVTTRLNAAKALQKEAPPELLPVLQKRISAEKEQGVRDALELAAARLELTSPQAAVRLEAVKLLGKSADPDTEALLKPLTDAGSEPDANVRQAAVDGLHQIERRQMLGDILGQAFMGLSLGSILLLAALGLAITYGLLGVINMAHGEMLMLGAYSAWGVQAAFQQFAPAWLALYPLVALPVAFAITAGIGMALERTIIRHLYGRPLETLLATWGISLMLIQIVRMLFGAQNVEVANPAWLSGGLQVLPNLILPWNRLVVLGFVLLVLLFTWLLLNKTRLGMNVRAVTQNRAMAACCGVSTGRVDMLAFGLGSGIAGLGGVALSQLGNVGPELGQGYIIDSFLVVVLGGVGQLAGSVAAAFGLGIFNKILEPQIGAVLGKILILVLIVLFIQKRPQGLFALKGRVID